The genomic region TTCGATCCACCGACGCAGCGAGGGGTGTCGCATCCGGCCGGTCCATCCTGCGCGCAATGCTTAGATAGGTAAGGATGACTGTCAACGGCTTTGCCGTCCGCCGGGTCGGCGGCGATCGGCACGCGGCCAAAAAAACGGCGCGGCGGCCCGGCAATGGGTCGCGCACGCCGCCGCAGGGAAACGCCCCCTCCCGGTTAGGGAGAGGGCAGGGGGATCAGAACTTCACGCCGGCCTCGACCGCGATGTTGCGCGGCGGATCGATGAACATGATCGCGCGGGTCGTGTTGGTGATCGGGAAGGGCAGGCGGAAGGCGCTGCCGGTGGTCAGTTCGTTGGTCAGGTTCTTGCCGATCAGCGCGATATGCCACCGGTCGTCCTGCGGCGCGAACTGGATGCGCAGGTCGAGCTTCGCGAACCCCTTCTGATAACCATAGGTCGGGCTTTGATCGTCGGAATCGTAATAGCCTGAGCGGCCGCCGATCACCGCCGTGCCGTCCAGCTTGTAGTCGCTGACATCGACCCGGCCGTGGACCGAAACGTTGCCCGTGAACTTCGAGGTATAGGGCGGACGATAGCCGGCGAGATTGTTGTTCAGGAAGCTGTTCGGCTTCGTCTTGTCGGTGACGGTCGTGTCGCACACGCTGGTTGGCTGGATCGCAAGGCACGCCGCGCCCGGATAATCGTCGTACTTGATATCCTGATAGGCCGCCGATGCGGTGATATCGAAATATTTGCTCGGCGCGATGCGGAGCGAGCCTTCCACGCCCTTTGACGAGGCTGCCGCCGCGTTCTTGGTGATATAGGTCAGGGCATTGGGATCATAGCCCGAGGTCTGCAGGTTGGTGAACTTCGTATCATAGACCGACACGTTGAACGTCGCGCGGCCGTCCCACAGGGTGGACTTGAAACCGGCCTCCCAGTTGCGCGACCGCTCCGGCTTGTAGATGAAGGTCGCATCCTTGGTGCCGACGGTGTTCGACACGAAGCCGCCCGATTTCGAGCCGCGACCATAGACCGCATAGACCATCAGGTTATGCGACACGTCATATTGCACGGTGATCGACGGATCGGCGAGGCCCTCGCTGATCGATCCGCTCGCCGAGGTCGAGGGCTTGTAAACCCCGCCGGCGAGCAGCACCGGGCCATAGAAATCACCCTGCTTGTGCGTGTTGGTGTAGCGCAGGCTGCCGATGAGGCGCAGGCCCGCGGTCGGCCGCACCGTCGCCTGCGCGAAGGCTGACAAGGTGCGCGCCTGTTGCGAGAAGTACGTCTGGTTCATCGAATAGAGACCGGACGGGAAATAGGCGCTGATCGGGAAGTCGTATCCAAGATACGGGTCAACATGATAGCGCGACGTATCGTAATAAGCGCCGACGACATATTCCAGCGTCCCGCCAGTCGGTGAGAGCAGGCGGACTTCCTGCGAGAATTGTTTGAAATTCTCTGGATATTTGTTGTAGACGGAATTCTCGACGATCGCGCCGCTCGGCGCCTGCTGGTCGAAATAGTTCGTCACCTGTCCGTCGAACCACGAATAGCCGGTGATCGAGGTCAGCGTATGCGTGCCGACCTTGAGGTTCGCGGTGACGGAGCCGAGGATCGAGCGGTTGGTATAGCCCTCCTGGCCCAGCGGCGTGTTGACCGCATA from Sphingomonas sp. CL5.1 harbors:
- a CDS encoding TonB-dependent receptor — encoded protein: MSRSFNRLLIGIATTPFIVALGTASPAIAQSAPDSTPAAAQGSESAGGDIVVTAQKREQRLQDVPISMEVVSGQKVADFSAADFKAVQNYVPNMFVQQTNGNDTIYIRGFGSPPQNFSFDQAVSVYMDGVYAGKMRQALNPFFDVARVEVMRGPQGALYGKNTPAGAISVVSAGPTQTFEGAVTGTYNFDLKGYDLTGYVSGPITDTLSLRVATRIQDQDGYIKNLATGHEDPENKLQLFRISALWQPSDNFDLSAKLEMSNYERVGGLGVSSPVNTAQQPKLTRYAVNTPLGQEGYTNRSILGSVTANLKVGTHTLTSITGYSWFDGQVTNYFDQQAPSGAIVENSVYNKYPENFKQFSQEVRLLSPTGGTLEYVVGAYYDTSRYHVDPYLGYDFPISAYFPSGLYSMNQTYFSQQARTLSAFAQATVRPTAGLRLIGSLRYTNTHKQGDFYGPVLLAGGVYKPSTSASGSISEGLADPSITVQYDVSHNLMVYAVYGRGSKSGGFVSNTVGTKDATFIYKPERSRNWEAGFKSTLWDGRATFNVSVYDTKFTNLQTSGYDPNALTYITKNAAAASSKGVEGSLRIAPSKYFDITASAAYQDIKYDDYPGAACLAIQPTSVCDTTVTDKTKPNSFLNNNLAGYRPPYTSKFTGNVSVHGRVDVSDYKLDGTAVIGGRSGYYDSDDQSPTYGYQKGFAKLDLRIQFAPQDDRWHIALIGKNLTNELTTGSAFRLPFPITNTTRAIMFIDPPRNIAVEAGVKF